The proteins below come from a single Fusobacterium nucleatum genomic window:
- a CDS encoding ribosomal-processing cysteine protease Prp yields the protein MTKVEIFRKNGSIIGYKASGHSRYSEQGSDIICSAISTSMQMTLAGIQEVLKLEPKFKINDGFLDVDLKDISQNKFTEINILTESMALFLKELTKQYPKYIRLVEKEEK from the coding sequence ATGACTAAAGTAGAAATTTTTAGAAAAAATGGTAGTATAATAGGATATAAGGCAAGTGGACATTCTAGATATTCAGAACAAGGTAGTGATATCATCTGTTCTGCTATCTCAACATCAATGCAGATGACTTTGGCAGGAATTCAAGAAGTTTTAAAATTAGAACCAAAATTTAAAATAAATGATGGTTTTCTTGATGTTGATTTAAAAGATATTAGCCAAAATAAGTTTACAGAAATAAATATACTCACAGAATCTATGGCTTTATTTTTAAAAGAATTAACTAAACAATATCCTAAATACATTAGACTTGTAGAAAAGGAGGAAAAGTAA
- a CDS encoding DUF1007 family protein: MKFIYNIILFFILSISIYSHPHVFFDANIEVKIENRKLEGIELQLNLDELNTRLNRKILKPDKEMNVEQENIVFLKHLFKHIRVKYNNKTYKEDDIIFEQAKLEDGSLEIYFFIPIDEKITKNSKLKVALYDTKYYYNYDYDKSSLKMDKGIKAKINFFTNDKIKFYFNLVSPDEYEVSFE, encoded by the coding sequence ATGAAATTTATTTATAATATAATACTGTTTTTTATTCTTAGTATATCTATCTATTCTCATCCTCATGTTTTTTTTGATGCAAATATAGAAGTCAAGATAGAAAATAGAAAACTTGAAGGTATAGAATTACAACTAAATTTAGATGAATTAAATACAAGATTAAATAGAAAGATTCTTAAACCTGATAAAGAAATGAATGTTGAACAAGAGAATATTGTGTTTTTAAAACATTTATTTAAACATATAAGAGTTAAGTATAACAACAAAACTTATAAAGAAGATGATATAATTTTTGAACAAGCCAAATTAGAAGATGGTAGTTTAGAAATATATTTTTTTATTCCTATTGATGAAAAAATCACAAAAAATTCTAAATTAAAAGTAGCTTTGTATGACACAAAATATTACTACAATTATGATTATGATAAATCGTCATTAAAGATGGATAAAGGTATAAAGGCTAAGATAAATTTTTTTACAAATGATAAGATAAAATTTTATTTTAATTTGGTAAGTCCAGATGAATATGAGGTGAGTTTTGAATGA
- the rplU gene encoding 50S ribosomal protein L21, producing MYAVIKTGGKQYKVTEGDVLKVEKLNAEVNTTVELTDVLLVAGGDNAVKVGKPLVEGAKVVVEVLSQGKGPKVINFKYKPKKASHRKRGHRQLFTEVKVTSIIA from the coding sequence ATGTACGCAGTAATTAAAACTGGTGGAAAACAGTATAAAGTTACAGAAGGTGATGTATTAAAAGTAGAAAAATTAAATGCTGAAGTTAATACAACTGTTGAATTAACAGATGTTCTTTTAGTAGCTGGTGGGGACAACGCAGTTAAAGTTGGTAAACCATTAGTAGAAGGAGCAAAAGTAGTTGTGGAAGTTTTATCACAAGGTAAAGGTCCAAAAGTAATTAACTTCAAATACAAGCCTAAAAAAGCTAGTCACAGAAAAAGAGGACATAGACAACTTTTTACTGAAGTAAAAGTAACTTCAATAATAGCATAG
- a CDS encoding nickel/cobalt transporter translates to MKKIVKYLVGIIAIALIYLLISNFNLIMYKIAIYQQEIVEKISKLIEKENEKIIYTMLFFTFLYGIVHSFGPGHGKTLVLTYSVKEKLNFPKLLLVSFLIAYLQGLSAYILVKFIINLSDKASMMLFYDLDNRTRLIASILIILIGLYNIYSILRNKSCEHCHETKVKNILGFSIVLGLCPCPGVMTVLLFLESFGLSENLFLFTLSMSTGIFLVILFFGILANTFKKTLVEDENFKLHKILALVGASLMILFGIFQILIL, encoded by the coding sequence ATGAAAAAAATTGTTAAATATTTAGTTGGAATAATTGCTATTGCATTAATTTATTTATTGATTTCAAACTTTAATTTAATTATGTATAAAATAGCAATATATCAACAAGAAATAGTTGAGAAAATAAGTAAATTAATAGAAAAAGAAAATGAAAAAATCATCTATACAATGTTATTTTTTACTTTCTTATATGGAATAGTCCATTCTTTTGGACCAGGGCATGGTAAAACTTTGGTTTTGACATATTCAGTAAAAGAAAAGTTAAATTTTCCTAAATTACTTTTAGTATCTTTTTTAATAGCATATTTACAAGGTTTATCAGCTTATATATTGGTAAAGTTTATTATAAATTTATCAGATAAAGCCTCTATGATGTTATTCTATGATTTAGATAACAGAACAAGATTGATTGCTTCTATTTTGATTATCTTAATTGGTCTATACAACATTTATTCAATTTTGAGAAATAAAAGTTGTGAACATTGTCATGAAACAAAGGTAAAAAATATATTAGGTTTTTCTATTGTTCTAGGACTTTGTCCTTGTCCTGGTGTAATGACTGTACTTCTATTTTTAGAAAGTTTTGGACTTAGTGAAAATTTATTCCTATTTACTCTATCTATGTCAACAGGAATATTTTTAGTGATATTATTCTTTGGAATTTTGGCTAATACTTTTAAAAAGACTTTGGTTGAAGATGAAAATTTTAAATTACATAAAATTTTAGCATTAGTTGGGGCTAGTCTTATGATTTTATTTGGTATATTTCAAATATTGATTTTATAA
- the ruvA gene encoding Holliday junction branch migration protein RuvA, whose translation MFEYLYGTVEYKKMDYIAIDINGIGYRVYFPLREYEKIEVGNKYKFYIYNHIKEDTYKLIGFLDERDRKIFELLLKINGIGSSLALAVLSNFSYNKIIEIISKNDYTTLRQVPKLGEKKAQIIILDLKGKLKNLTYTEEETVSMDMLEDLVLALEGLGYNKKEIDKTLEKINLSKFSSLEEAIKGILKNMRIGD comes from the coding sequence ATGTTTGAATATCTATATGGAACAGTGGAATATAAAAAAATGGATTATATAGCCATTGATATAAATGGAATTGGTTATAGAGTATATTTTCCACTTAGAGAGTATGAGAAAATAGAAGTAGGGAATAAATATAAATTTTACATATACAATCATATTAAAGAAGATACATATAAATTAATTGGATTTTTAGATGAAAGGGATAGAAAAATTTTTGAATTACTGCTAAAAATAAATGGAATAGGTTCATCTTTGGCATTGGCAGTTTTATCAAATTTTTCATATAATAAAATTATTGAAATTATTTCAAAAAACGATTATACTACTCTTAGACAAGTTCCAAAATTAGGAGAAAAAAAGGCACAAATTATTATCTTAGACTTAAAAGGAAAATTAAAAAATCTTACTTATACAGAAGAAGAAACAGTTTCTATGGATATGTTGGAAGATTTAGTTTTAGCATTGGAAGGCTTAGGATACAACAAAAAAGAAATTGATAAAACTTTAGAAAAAATTAATTTGAGCAAATTTTCTTCTTTGGAAGAAGCAATAAAAGGAATTTTAAAAAATATGAGAATAGGAGATTAG
- a CDS encoding ABC transporter ATP-binding protein, giving the protein MKEDLLIIENISKTFKVDKNKELQALKNINIKLKKGECIGIVGESGCGKSTLARIIVGIEKKSSGKIIFDNKEIDSISKTKDIQMIFQNPLSSFNPRMKIVDYMWEPLRNYFKLSKKDSIPLIKKSLIDVGLDEKSLEKYPHEFSGGQLQRITIARAIIIKPKLIVCDEITSALDVSVQKQILELLKKLQKGLGLSYLFIGHDLAVVQDISQKIVVMYMGEIVEELDSIDLKSKAKHPYTKLLLNSVFEVDKI; this is encoded by the coding sequence ATGAAAGAAGATTTATTAATTATAGAAAATATTTCAAAGACATTTAAAGTTGATAAAAATAAAGAATTACAAGCTCTTAAAAATATAAATATAAAATTAAAGAAAGGTGAATGTATAGGAATTGTTGGAGAATCTGGTTGTGGAAAATCTACTTTGGCTAGAATAATAGTTGGAATAGAAAAGAAATCATCAGGTAAAATTATCTTTGATAATAAAGAAATAGACAGTATTTCAAAAACAAAAGATATTCAAATGATATTCCAGAATCCTCTTTCATCTTTCAATCCTCGTATGAAGATTGTAGATTATATGTGGGAACCACTTAGAAACTATTTTAAATTATCTAAAAAGGACAGTATTCCTCTTATAAAAAAATCTTTAATAGATGTTGGCTTAGATGAAAAATCCTTAGAAAAATATCCTCATGAATTTTCAGGAGGACAGTTACAAAGAATTACAATAGCTAGGGCAATAATAATAAAACCTAAATTGATAGTCTGTGATGAAATTACAAGTGCCTTAGATGTTTCAGTTCAAAAGCAAATATTGGAACTTTTAAAAAAATTACAAAAAGGTTTAGGTTTATCATATCTGTTTATTGGTCATGATTTAGCTGTTGTTCAAGATATTAGTCAAAAAATAGTTGTTATGTATATGGGAGAAATTGTTGAAGAATTAGATTCTATTGATTTGAAAAGTAAAGCAAAACATCCTTATACAAAACTGCTCTTAAACTCTGTTTTTGAAGTTGATAAAATATAA
- the nikC gene encoding nickel transporter permease, with protein MKNKKIDYKFYTILTFAILIILITIFANYLAPYNPDYQNYEAISQAPNSTYLLGTDYVGRDILSRILYGGRYSLLIALLVTLLVAFIGIVIGLISGYLGGVVDIVIMRIVDMIMSFPYIVFVIAVVTIFGGGLKNLILAMTLISWTNYARVTRAMVISLKNNDFINQAKLSGASNVRIMYKYLAPNVLPYLIVLTTQDIANNLLTLSSLSLLGIGVQPPTAEWGLMLSEGKKYIQTAPWILFFPGIAIFICVVVFNLLGDSLRDILDPKE; from the coding sequence ATGAAAAATAAAAAAATTGATTATAAGTTTTATACAATTTTGACATTTGCTATTCTTATAATTTTAATTACAATTTTTGCAAATTATTTAGCTCCTTATAATCCTGATTATCAAAATTATGAGGCTATATCTCAAGCTCCAAATTCTACTTATTTGTTAGGAACAGATTATGTAGGTAGAGATATTTTATCAAGAATACTTTATGGAGGCAGATATTCTTTATTAATTGCTTTGTTAGTAACTTTGTTGGTTGCTTTTATAGGTATTGTAATTGGGCTTATATCTGGCTATTTAGGAGGAGTAGTTGATATTGTCATTATGAGAATAGTTGATATGATAATGTCTTTTCCATATATAGTTTTTGTAATAGCAGTAGTAACAATTTTCGGTGGAGGATTAAAAAATTTAATTTTGGCTATGACATTAATTAGTTGGACTAACTATGCAAGAGTTACAAGAGCTATGGTGATATCTTTAAAAAATAATGATTTTATAAATCAAGCTAAATTAAGTGGAGCTAGCAATGTTAGAATTATGTATAAATATTTAGCTCCTAATGTTTTACCTTATTTAATTGTTTTGACAACACAAGATATTGCAAACAATCTCTTAACTTTATCAAGTTTATCCCTTTTAGGAATAGGAGTACAACCTCCAACAGCAGAATGGGGACTTATGTTAAGTGAAGGTAAAAAATATATTCAAACAGCTCCTTGGATATTATTTTTCCCAGGAATAGCCATATTTATTTGTGTAGTTGTTTTTAATTTACTTGGGGATAGTTTAAGAGATATTCTTGATCCCAAGGAGTAA
- a CDS encoding L-serine ammonia-lyase, iron-sulfur-dependent, subunit alpha: protein MDTLKELFKIGAGPSSSHTIGPERATKRVKEKFPDADSYIVELWGSLAATGKGHYTDKIIIETFKPIPIEIMWMPEFVHELHPNGMKFIALDKDKKQIGEWIVFSVGGGTIKDYDELMDKSPKKEIYPLNSMNEIIKWCKDNKKHLWQYVEECEGPSIWQHLRYIDQAMTDAVKRGLEKSGDVPGPFKYPKRSREMYEKALSKRASLIFTNKVFAYALAVSEENASMGQVVTAPTCGASGVIPGVLRGMKEEYELVEKHILRGLAIAGLIGNLVKQNATISGAEGGCQAEVGTACSMAAAMATYFMGGNIDQIEYAAESAMEHHLGMTCDPVGGYVIIPCIERNAICAVRAINTATYCMSTDGKHTISFDEVVKTMKETGKDMCSAYKETSDGGLAKYYDRILVDNKE, encoded by the coding sequence ATGGATACATTAAAAGAATTATTTAAAATTGGAGCAGGTCCATCAAGTTCACATACAATAGGACCTGAAAGGGCTACAAAAAGAGTAAAAGAAAAATTCCCTGATGCTGATAGTTATATAGTTGAGCTTTGGGGAAGTTTAGCAGCAACTGGAAAGGGACATTACACAGATAAAATAATTATAGAAACATTTAAACCTATTCCAATTGAGATTATGTGGATGCCTGAGTTTGTTCATGAATTACATCCAAATGGTATGAAATTTATTGCTCTTGATAAAGATAAAAAACAAATTGGAGAGTGGATAGTATTTTCTGTTGGTGGAGGAACTATAAAGGACTATGATGAACTTATGGATAAATCACCTAAAAAGGAAATTTATCCTTTAAACTCTATGAATGAAATTATAAAATGGTGTAAAGACAATAAAAAGCATCTATGGCAATATGTTGAGGAATGTGAAGGTCCTTCTATATGGCAACATTTAAGATACATAGACCAAGCTATGACTGATGCAGTAAAAAGAGGTTTAGAAAAAAGTGGAGATGTTCCTGGACCTTTTAAATATCCAAAAAGATCTAGGGAAATGTATGAGAAGGCTTTATCTAAAAGAGCTTCACTAATTTTTACAAATAAAGTTTTTGCCTACGCCTTAGCAGTATCAGAAGAAAATGCCAGCATGGGACAAGTAGTTACTGCACCTACTTGTGGTGCATCAGGAGTTATTCCTGGTGTATTAAGAGGAATGAAAGAAGAATACGAATTAGTTGAAAAACATATTTTAAGAGGCTTGGCTATTGCTGGACTTATTGGAAATTTAGTTAAACAAAATGCTACTATTTCAGGAGCAGAAGGAGGTTGTCAAGCAGAAGTTGGAACTGCTTGTTCAATGGCAGCAGCTATGGCAACATATTTTATGGGTGGAAATATTGACCAAATAGAATATGCAGCTGAAAGTGCTATGGAACATCATTTAGGTATGACTTGCGACCCTGTTGGAGGTTATGTTATTATTCCTTGTATAGAAAGAAATGCTATTTGTGCTGTAAGAGCAATAAATACAGCAACTTATTGTATGTCTACTGATGGAAAACATACTATAAGTTTTGATGAAGTAGTAAAAACAATGAAAGAAACTGGAAAAGATATGTGTTCTGCATATAAAGAAACTTCTGATGGTGGACTTGCAAAATATTATGATAGAATTTTAGTTGATAATAAAGAATAA
- a CDS encoding thioredoxin family protein: MRGLEEIYLKGFSYDKYLGIASKDELEKLDELYKNIVISDDFVNKIKAINRKVSVLASVETWCPFVRVFLITLRKINEINHIFDLSLITYGRGASELAGYLKIDEDDFVVPTAVFLDKDFSKLRVFNGFPEKYHKEDTLDTIDATRNYLKGKLVNDILEDILNIF, from the coding sequence ATGAGAGGATTAGAAGAAATATATTTAAAAGGGTTTAGTTATGATAAATATTTAGGAATAGCAAGTAAAGATGAGCTAGAAAAATTAGATGAACTATATAAAAATATTGTTATTTCTGATGACTTTGTCAATAAAATAAAAGCAATAAATAGAAAAGTTTCTGTATTAGCTAGTGTTGAAACTTGGTGCCCTTTTGTAAGAGTATTTTTAATTACTTTAAGAAAAATTAATGAAATAAATCATATCTTTGATTTATCTTTAATTACTTATGGTAGAGGAGCTTCAGAATTAGCAGGATATTTAAAAATAGATGAAGATGATTTTGTTGTTCCAACAGCAGTATTTTTAGATAAAGATTTTTCTAAATTAAGAGTATTTAATGGTTTTCCAGAAAAATATCATAAGGAAGACACCTTAGATACTATTGATGCAACTAGAAATTATTTAAAAGGTAAATTAGTAAATGATATACTTGAAGATATATTAAATATTTTTTAA
- a CDS encoding ABC transporter ATP-binding protein, whose protein sequence is MKPLLEIKNLNINYKNSIKAVKDVNFTLEDNQIISIVGESGSGKSTLIRAILKLLPMGGEIESGNIFFLEKDIISLNKNELNKLRGKDIGMIFQDPNSTMDPIKTIEKQFIEYILEHNDISKKKAIDLAKEYLLKLNLTDVDRVLKSYPFELSGGMKQRVAIAMAMAQSPRLLLADEPTSALDVTVQAQVIKELKRIRENFKTAIILVTHNMGVASYISDKIAVMKNGEIIEFGDKEQIIKNPQKEYTKSLLNAIINLK, encoded by the coding sequence ATGAAGCCACTATTAGAAATTAAAAATTTGAATATCAATTATAAAAATTCTATAAAAGCTGTTAAAGATGTTAATTTTACATTGGAAGATAATCAAATTATTTCAATAGTTGGTGAGAGTGGAAGTGGGAAAAGTACACTTATAAGAGCGATACTTAAACTTCTTCCTATGGGTGGAGAAATAGAAAGTGGAAATATTTTCTTTTTAGAAAAAGACATTATTAGCTTAAATAAAAATGAACTTAATAAACTTAGAGGAAAAGACATAGGAATGATATTTCAAGATCCTAATTCAACAATGGATCCTATAAAAACTATTGAAAAACAGTTTATTGAATATATTTTAGAACATAATGATATATCAAAAAAAAAGGCTATTGATTTAGCAAAAGAATATTTGTTAAAACTTAATTTAACTGATGTAGATAGAGTTTTAAAATCTTATCCTTTTGAACTTTCAGGAGGAATGAAACAAAGGGTTGCCATTGCTATGGCAATGGCACAAAGCCCAAGGTTATTGTTAGCTGATGAGCCAACAAGTGCTCTTGATGTTACTGTACAAGCACAAGTTATTAAAGAATTAAAAAGAATTAGAGAAAATTTTAAAACAGCTATTATTTTAGTTACTCATAATATGGGGGTAGCTTCCTATATATCAGATAAAATCGCTGTTATGAAAAACGGGGAAATTATTGAATTTGGAGATAAAGAGCAGATTATTAAGAATCCTCAAAAGGAATATACAAAATCATTATTAAATGCTATTATAAATTTAAAATAG
- the nikB gene encoding nickel ABC transporter permease has protein sequence MIKYIVKRILYLIPILIGVTFLTFLMLYLAPSDPISMKYTSMATVGDSKYIEEKKEEMGLNDSFLKQYVRWSKNVLSGDFGISTKYNVPVKDEIAKRLPKTLALTGTSVLITILLAFPLGIISAQYKNKWIDYIIRFFSFTGISIPSFWLGLMLMYFFSVKFRLLPIIGSKGIKSLILPSITLSVWLVAVYIRRIRACILEEINKDYVVALKSKGISYSKIMFFHILPNSLLTIVTMFGMSIGAILGGTTIIETIFEYRGLGKMAADAITNRDYFLIQGYVIWTAIIYVVINLLVDILYKYLNPRIEIGDES, from the coding sequence TTGATAAAATATATAGTAAAAAGAATTTTATATTTAATTCCTATATTAATTGGAGTAACTTTCCTAACCTTTTTAATGTTATATTTAGCTCCTTCTGATCCAATATCAATGAAATATACTTCAATGGCTACTGTTGGTGATTCAAAATATATAGAAGAAAAAAAAGAAGAAATGGGTTTAAATGATAGTTTTTTAAAACAATATGTAAGATGGTCTAAAAATGTTTTATCTGGTGATTTTGGAATATCTACTAAATACAATGTGCCAGTAAAAGATGAAATAGCAAAAAGACTTCCTAAGACATTAGCCTTAACTGGAACATCAGTTCTTATAACAATTCTTTTAGCCTTTCCTCTTGGAATAATATCAGCTCAGTATAAAAATAAATGGATAGATTATATCATAAGATTTTTTTCATTTACAGGAATTTCTATACCTAGTTTTTGGTTAGGATTAATGTTAATGTATTTTTTTTCAGTAAAATTTAGACTTTTACCCATTATTGGAAGTAAGGGAATAAAAAGTCTTATTCTTCCATCAATAACACTTTCTGTATGGTTAGTTGCAGTCTATATAAGAAGAATAAGAGCTTGTATACTTGAAGAAATAAATAAAGATTATGTTGTTGCTTTAAAATCAAAAGGTATTTCATATTCAAAAATAATGTTTTTTCATATATTGCCAAATTCTTTATTGACAATAGTTACAATGTTTGGAATGTCAATAGGAGCAATACTGGGTGGAACAACAATAATTGAAACTATATTTGAATATCGTGGACTTGGAAAAATGGCAGCAGATGCTATAACTAATAGAGATTATTTTTTAATACAAGGTTATGTTATATGGACAGCTATAATCTATGTTGTAATAAATCTTCTTGTAGATATTCTCTATAAATATCTTAATCCTAGAATTGAAATAGGAGATGAGAGCTAA
- a CDS encoding ABC transporter substrate-binding protein, translating to MKKKILLGIFLALISVVILTSCGEKEKEAATTEAQANGGHMNIALYWFGETLDPALDWDGWTLTRAAVGETLVTVDENLQIVGQLADSWENVDETTWKFHIRQGVTFQNGNPLTPEAVKSSIERTVKMNERGESALKLASIDVDGEYVIIKTKEPYGAFLANISDPMFIIVDTSVDTSKFKETPICTGPYMVTSFKPATSFEAVAYENYWGRKPALDSITVFDIEDDNTRALSLQSGDVDMVQGIRAGDIALFTDNKDYIVKTTTGTRIEFMTMNTVKAPLSDKNLRLAINSAVDYETIAKVVGGGAVAARAPFPASAPYGYDELNKQTFDLEKTKSLLAEAGYKDTNNDGYVDKDGKNLEINVYGTAGGNTRANSTVAELLESQLKTAGIKANIKIAENLDEIKKNGEFDLLFQNWQTVSTGDSQWFLDNAFKTGGSGNYGKYSNKKLDDLINKLATTFDVKEREKITKEASQIIIDEGYGTYIVSQANVNVSNNKVENMHNFPIDYYFLTVDTKINK from the coding sequence GTGAAGAAAAAAATATTATTAGGAATTTTTTTGGCTCTTATTTCAGTTGTAATTTTAACAAGCTGTGGTGAAAAAGAAAAAGAGGCAGCAACAACAGAAGCTCAAGCTAATGGGGGACATATGAACATAGCTCTTTATTGGTTTGGAGAAACATTGGATCCAGCATTAGACTGGGATGGTTGGACATTAACAAGAGCTGCTGTTGGTGAAACATTAGTAACTGTTGATGAAAATTTACAAATAGTTGGACAATTAGCAGACTCTTGGGAAAATGTTGATGAAACAACTTGGAAATTTCATATTCGTCAAGGAGTAACTTTCCAAAATGGAAATCCTTTAACTCCAGAAGCAGTAAAATCTTCTATTGAAAGAACTGTAAAAATGAATGAAAGAGGAGAAAGTGCTTTAAAATTAGCTAGTATAGATGTAGATGGAGAATATGTAATTATAAAAACAAAAGAACCTTATGGTGCATTTTTAGCAAATATATCTGACCCTATGTTTATAATAGTTGACACAAGTGTTGATACTTCTAAATTTAAAGAAACTCCTATTTGTACAGGTCCATATATGGTAACTTCATTTAAACCAGCTACTTCATTTGAAGCAGTTGCTTATGAAAATTATTGGGGAAGAAAACCTGCACTTGATAGTATAACTGTATTTGATATAGAAGATGATAATACAAGAGCTCTTTCTTTACAATCAGGAGATGTTGATATGGTTCAAGGTATAAGAGCTGGTGATATAGCTTTATTTACAGATAATAAAGACTATATTGTAAAAACAACAACAGGAACTCGTATTGAATTTATGACAATGAATACAGTAAAAGCTCCTTTAAGTGATAAAAATCTTCGTCTTGCAATTAATTCAGCAGTAGATTATGAAACAATAGCAAAAGTTGTTGGAGGAGGAGCAGTTGCAGCAAGAGCACCTTTCCCAGCTAGTGCACCTTATGGCTATGATGAACTTAATAAACAAACTTTTGATTTAGAAAAAACTAAATCTCTTTTAGCAGAAGCAGGTTATAAAGATACAAATAATGATGGTTATGTTGATAAAGATGGAAAAAATCTTGAAATAAATGTTTATGGAACTGCTGGTGGAAATACTAGAGCAAACTCTACTGTGGCAGAGCTTTTAGAATCTCAATTAAAAACTGCTGGAATAAAAGCTAATATAAAAATAGCTGAAAATCTTGATGAAATTAAAAAGAATGGAGAATTTGATCTTCTATTCCAAAACTGGCAAACAGTTTCAACAGGAGATTCTCAATGGTTTTTAGATAATGCTTTTAAAACAGGTGGAAGTGGAAACTATGGTAAATATAGTAATAAAAAATTAGATGATTTAATTAATAAACTTGCTACTACATTTGATGTAAAAGAGCGTGAAAAAATAACAAAAGAAGCTAGTCAAATAATAATAGATGAAGGGTATGGAACATATATAGTAAGTCAAGCTAATGTAAATGTATCTAATAATAAAGTAGAAAATATGCATAATTTTCCAATAGATTATTATTTCTTAACAGTTGATACAAAAATAAATAAATAG